From the genome of Candidatus Hadarchaeales archaeon, one region includes:
- the tpiA gene encoding triose-phosphate isomerase produces MFKLPAIVVNFKTYPEATGKNAVKMAKIMQKVAKKYKVTIAVCPQHADVFRVAKEVKIPVFAQHVDPMKPGRNTGWVIPETMKAAGAIGTLINHSEHKLPLEVVRSTIEAARNAGLVTICCTADIEESRKVAEFSPDIIAIEPPELIGTGIPVSKAKPEIVAGAVEEIKKVNPNVEVLCGAGITTGEDVVKAIELGTKGVLVASGIVCAKDPRAAIEDMVRAVSGKF; encoded by the coding sequence ATGTTCAAACTTCCCGCTATCGTTGTAAACTTCAAAACATACCCGGAGGCAACCGGAAAGAACGCGGTAAAAATGGCAAAAATTATGCAGAAGGTGGCCAAAAAGTACAAGGTCACCATCGCGGTTTGCCCACAGCATGCTGACGTCTTTCGGGTCGCCAAGGAGGTCAAAATCCCAGTTTTTGCACAGCATGTTGATCCGATGAAACCCGGAAGAAACACTGGATGGGTCATACCTGAGACTATGAAGGCAGCAGGTGCAATCGGGACGTTGATAAATCATTCTGAGCACAAGCTTCCGTTAGAAGTAGTCAGAAGCACGATCGAAGCTGCAAGAAACGCTGGATTGGTTACCATCTGTTGCACAGCGGACATCGAGGAAAGCAGAAAGGTTGCCGAGTTCTCGCCAGACATCATAGCCATAGAGCCTCCAGAGCTGATAGGCACTGGAATCCCTGTTTCAAAAGCAAAACCGGAAATTGTGGCCGGAGCCGTTGAAGAGATCAAAAAGGTTAACCCTAACGTGGAGGTTCTCTGCGGAGCTGGGATAACGACCGGTGAGGATGTTGTCAAGGCAATCGAGCTTGGAACGAAGGGCGTTTTAGTGGCGTCTGGGATCGTCTGTGCGAAAGACCCAAGGGCTGCGATAGAAGACATGGTCAGAGCAGTAAGCGGAAAATTTTAA
- a CDS encoding prephenate dehydrogenase/arogenate dehydrogenase family protein, producing the protein MDRKRRSSRRYEKSCAGISGGKTMKVAVIGVGGMGKWFAKLFKDAGDEVLVHDIKAKRMKMVAEELGVEFGEAEDIARKSELVIVAVPISAAPETIEKIARVLGSRSLLVDICSVKEEIVDTMKELKTEAEMASIHPLFGPGASDLRGKDIIFVPVKVDRMYKKFKERISEMGANVVEMKADEHDKLMAVVQCLPHFSVLSFVLTLNSMKDFLVEDVKTPMFAHLLLASKAFLTRSPKLYGEIQVHNKYASIVRERMLEVCRSLDVALSAGDAGVVEKEFMELKKLFSRKEMEKAYKLLYELFERREER; encoded by the coding sequence ATGGACAGGAAAAGACGCTCCAGTCGAAGATATGAAAAGAGCTGTGCAGGAATATCTGGAGGGAAAACGATGAAGGTTGCGGTGATCGGAGTAGGCGGAATGGGCAAATGGTTTGCAAAACTCTTCAAAGATGCTGGTGATGAGGTGTTGGTTCACGACATAAAGGCTAAAAGAATGAAAATGGTGGCGGAGGAGCTCGGGGTCGAGTTTGGAGAAGCAGAGGACATCGCTCGTAAGTCTGAGCTGGTGATTGTTGCTGTTCCAATATCTGCTGCCCCAGAAACCATTGAAAAAATCGCCAGGGTTTTGGGTTCTAGAAGTTTGCTGGTGGATATCTGCTCAGTCAAAGAGGAGATAGTTGACACAATGAAGGAGCTAAAAACGGAAGCGGAAATGGCTTCAATTCATCCACTTTTTGGGCCGGGGGCGTCGGACCTCCGCGGAAAGGACATCATTTTTGTGCCGGTAAAGGTCGACCGGATGTACAAAAAGTTTAAGGAAAGGATTTCGGAAATGGGCGCGAACGTTGTGGAGATGAAAGCGGACGAGCATGACAAACTTATGGCCGTCGTTCAGTGCCTCCCCCATTTTTCAGTACTTTCTTTTGTTCTCACTTTGAACTCTATGAAAGATTTTCTTGTGGAGGATGTAAAGACACCGATGTTCGCTCATCTTCTTCTGGCGAGCAAGGCTTTTCTAACGCGCAGTCCAAAACTGTATGGTGAGATACAGGTTCACAACAAATATGCGAGCATCGTGAGAGAAAGAATGCTCGAAGTCTGCAGATCTCTTGACGTGGCTCTTTCAGCTGGAGATGCTGGTGTCGTGGAGAAGGAGTTTATGGAGCTCAAGAAGTTATTCAGCAGGAAAGAAATGGAAAAAGCATACAAACTGTTATACGAGTTGTTTGAAAGGAGAGAGGAAAGATGA
- the aroE gene encoding shikimate dehydrogenase, with the protein MRKRQPELFMLIGDPVEGTLSPLIFNTAFRRLGMNAIYAAVRVPPSILSEFVFTIRRAGIRGFNVTIPHKVAIIELLDSLNESAKEVEAVNTVVNEDGKLIGYNTDGRGALMALEKEIGSVNGKRVLLLGAGGAARAVAFSLAKAGCELTIANRTLSKAEALAEIISKKLGKSVGVISLDREKLREEISRADILVNTTSVGMMPNVDETLVTSDLMHKNLVVYDIVYKPLKTRLLKEAEKVGARTVNGLGMLINQAAIAFKIWTGKDAPVEDMKRAVQEYLEGKR; encoded by the coding sequence TTGAGAAAAAGGCAACCGGAACTCTTCATGCTGATAGGGGATCCCGTAGAAGGTACTCTTTCTCCTCTAATCTTTAATACGGCATTCCGAAGATTAGGAATGAACGCGATTTATGCAGCTGTACGTGTTCCTCCTTCAATCCTCTCAGAATTTGTTTTCACGATTAGACGGGCGGGGATCCGCGGTTTCAATGTTACCATACCACATAAAGTGGCAATAATCGAGTTGCTCGATTCTCTTAACGAATCCGCTAAGGAGGTCGAAGCCGTGAACACAGTTGTTAATGAGGATGGTAAGCTGATCGGATACAACACCGATGGGCGTGGAGCGCTCATGGCTCTTGAAAAGGAAATCGGATCAGTTAATGGAAAAAGGGTCTTGCTTCTCGGAGCTGGAGGCGCCGCCAGAGCCGTGGCTTTCTCGCTGGCGAAGGCGGGTTGTGAGCTTACTATTGCGAACAGGACGCTTTCAAAGGCTGAAGCTCTGGCCGAGATCATAAGTAAAAAACTCGGGAAATCTGTGGGAGTCATTTCCCTTGATCGGGAAAAGCTTAGAGAAGAAATTTCCCGGGCAGACATACTTGTAAACACGACTTCTGTTGGGATGATGCCGAATGTCGACGAAACGCTGGTAACTTCAGATCTTATGCACAAGAATTTAGTTGTGTATGACATCGTCTACAAGCCACTCAAAACGAGACTACTAAAAGAGGCGGAAAAGGTCGGAGCTAGAACTGTAAACGGTTTAGGCATGTTGATCAATCAGGCTGCCATAGCGTTCAAGATATGGACAGGAAAAGACGCTCCAGTCGAAGATATGAAAAGAGCTGTGCAGGAATATCTGGAGGGAAAACGATGA
- the aroD gene encoding type I 3-dehydroquinate dehydratase produces MGEITLGKWKIKTPAVCASVVAQSSVEAKSLADSAIARGANLVEIRLDAFKLAPDWDELGKINAPVILTNRSKKEGGRFGGDEQERVAWLLQGIERIGACVDIEFSTSRKLVQKVVESAKSRGTGIIISHHDFRGTPKPESLLKIATKMEQAGADVVKIVTMCRSWKDVENLMNFAVETIKNLSKPVITFGMGKEGLITRYLSLVINNPVIYAAAGPSAAPGQPDLETVISFLKEIPEWEVKD; encoded by the coding sequence ATGGGTGAGATCACCTTAGGGAAATGGAAGATAAAAACTCCAGCGGTTTGTGCTTCAGTCGTTGCGCAGAGTTCAGTGGAGGCTAAATCGCTTGCGGATTCTGCCATAGCGAGAGGAGCAAACTTGGTTGAGATCAGGCTTGACGCGTTCAAACTTGCACCCGACTGGGATGAACTTGGGAAAATCAACGCTCCAGTCATTCTAACAAACAGGAGCAAAAAGGAGGGTGGGAGATTTGGCGGCGACGAGCAAGAAAGAGTTGCATGGCTTCTACAGGGAATTGAAAGAATTGGTGCATGCGTAGATATCGAATTTTCTACTTCTCGGAAACTCGTTCAAAAGGTTGTTGAAAGTGCTAAATCGCGGGGGACTGGTATAATAATCTCCCACCACGATTTTCGCGGAACCCCTAAGCCAGAAAGTCTTCTGAAGATTGCTACGAAGATGGAGCAGGCTGGAGCAGACGTTGTAAAGATCGTGACAATGTGCAGATCTTGGAAAGATGTGGAGAATCTGATGAACTTTGCTGTTGAGACGATCAAAAATTTATCAAAACCTGTAATAACTTTTGGAATGGGTAAAGAGGGGTTGATCACCCGGTATCTCAGTTTAGTAATAAACAACCCCGTGATCTATGCGGCGGCAGGACCTTCGGCGGCTCCCGGTCAGCCGGATCTCGAAACGGTAATCTCATTTTTGAAGGAAATCCCAGAGTGGGAGGTCAAAGATTGA
- a CDS encoding methyltransferase: MIKVYYGNLEFLVLPSVYEPSDDTYLLASNLQILPGQRVLEIGTGCGMIAVISALMGGKVTATDISEEAINCARINAEKHGLSIEFLVGDLFQPVRGRTFDVVIFNPPYLPSLSSCDDPILKACEGGPEGRIVVDAFLDELPKHLEPGGEVYLVQSSLSNVERTEKRLRELGFELKIKRKKLWFEELFLFRGKRSVI, encoded by the coding sequence ATGATAAAAGTTTATTACGGAAATCTGGAATTTCTAGTTTTACCTTCAGTTTACGAACCTTCGGATGATACTTACCTGCTTGCGTCAAACCTGCAAATACTTCCTGGACAGAGAGTGCTCGAGATCGGCACAGGTTGTGGAATGATTGCTGTAATTTCGGCGTTGATGGGTGGAAAAGTCACAGCAACGGACATTTCGGAGGAGGCAATAAATTGCGCCAGAATAAACGCGGAGAAACATGGTCTCTCAATTGAATTCTTGGTTGGAGATCTTTTTCAGCCAGTAAGGGGGAGAACGTTTGATGTCGTGATCTTTAATCCTCCATATCTACCATCTTTATCCAGTTGTGATGATCCGATTTTGAAGGCATGCGAGGGTGGTCCAGAAGGTAGAATTGTGGTAGACGCGTTCCTGGACGAGCTTCCAAAACATTTGGAGCCAGGCGGTGAAGTTTATCTGGTGCAGTCATCCCTCTCGAACGTGGAGCGAACCGAGAAACGCCTACGTGAGTTGGGATTCGAGCTGAAAATCAAAAGAAAAAAATTATGGTTTGAGGAACTCTTTCTTTTTAGGGGTAAAAGATCAGTAATCTGA
- a CDS encoding NAD+ synthase: MSSVERKIENALKIDVKKAREKIVEFIKRKFESSKADGLVIGLSGGLDSSVCAFLSVEAVGNQKVLGVFIPEKGITQSADWKDVQKVADILKIEVREVEISEILKAFKMAIIGFDEKNVLAEANLKPRIRMTILYYYANLLNCLVVGASNKTELRIGYFTKFGDGASDITPIGCLYKTQVREMGRHLGVPESILKKTPTAGLWKGQTDEEEIGLPYDKLDRILVGEELGFSAEEISSAVGVDLDTVNRILDRIRRNRHKILPLQVPRL, translated from the coding sequence ATGTCTTCGGTTGAGAGGAAAATCGAAAATGCTCTGAAAATAGATGTGAAAAAGGCTAGAGAAAAAATCGTCGAGTTCATAAAGCGAAAATTCGAGAGTTCGAAGGCGGATGGACTAGTCATAGGTCTGAGTGGGGGCTTGGATTCGTCTGTTTGCGCGTTCCTCTCGGTCGAAGCTGTGGGTAATCAGAAGGTTTTGGGAGTTTTCATTCCTGAAAAAGGAATCACTCAATCCGCCGATTGGAAGGATGTTCAAAAGGTCGCGGATATTTTGAAGATTGAAGTCCGAGAGGTTGAAATTTCCGAGATTCTGAAGGCTTTCAAGATGGCGATAATTGGCTTTGATGAGAAAAACGTTCTTGCGGAGGCAAATCTGAAGCCAAGAATCAGGATGACAATTCTTTACTACTATGCCAACCTTCTCAATTGTCTCGTGGTTGGCGCAAGCAACAAGACGGAGTTGAGAATCGGATATTTCACAAAATTTGGGGACGGAGCTTCCGACATTACGCCTATTGGATGTCTCTACAAAACGCAAGTAAGAGAGATGGGTAGACATCTGGGAGTACCGGAGAGCATTTTGAAGAAAACGCCGACAGCTGGTCTCTGGAAGGGACAAACGGATGAGGAGGAGATTGGTCTTCCTTACGACAAACTGGACAGAATTCTTGTCGGGGAAGAACTCGGATTTTCCGCGGAAGAGATCTCTTCTGCTGTCGGCGTGGATCTAGACACGGTTAACAGAATTCTGGATAGAATCAGGAGAAACAGACACAAGATTTTACCACTTCAAGTCCCGAGGTTGTAG
- a CDS encoding GTP cyclohydrolase IIa → MRKIQITVIQVDCYGPWTVTPSPKPESELQILQSRLYADLQEKFASLGGLVFQARQDNMLAISNGLTMEDHRRIQMEIVERFPVTVSMGVGCAEKPYDAQVAATLALQSTGSSRNPDRKSKLAGTTVVPPDEDWVEIVHMDVNHSTLLTDTKPIYETQLLINEILTFLMKRMLRHGGMVFYMGGDNFMAVSNGIDEKVLIEILKDLKLELGVEMKAGLGKARRAANAAKLASQALHEIRSGKSRTNIIVKCED, encoded by the coding sequence ATGCGAAAAATCCAGATAACAGTGATACAAGTTGATTGTTATGGCCCATGGACGGTTACTCCTAGCCCCAAACCCGAATCAGAGCTTCAGATTCTCCAGTCTAGGCTTTATGCAGATCTCCAGGAGAAATTCGCTTCGCTGGGCGGTCTCGTCTTCCAAGCCAGACAGGACAACATGTTGGCTATTTCCAACGGTCTCACGATGGAAGACCACCGCAGAATTCAGATGGAAATTGTTGAAAGATTTCCGGTGACGGTTAGCATGGGGGTCGGTTGCGCCGAGAAACCCTATGACGCGCAAGTCGCTGCAACGCTGGCTCTTCAGTCAACCGGGAGTTCTAGAAATCCAGACCGGAAAAGCAAATTAGCGGGCACAACGGTGGTTCCACCGGATGAGGACTGGGTCGAGATCGTTCATATGGATGTCAATCACTCGACCCTTTTGACAGACACGAAACCAATATACGAAACACAGCTTCTGATAAATGAAATACTCACATTTCTCATGAAGCGGATGCTAAGGCATGGAGGCATGGTTTTCTACATGGGGGGAGATAACTTCATGGCAGTTTCAAATGGCATAGATGAAAAGGTGTTGATAGAAATTTTGAAAGATCTCAAGCTAGAACTCGGCGTGGAGATGAAAGCAGGCCTTGGAAAGGCTAGGCGGGCCGCAAACGCCGCAAAGTTGGCAAGTCAAGCGTTACATGAAATAAGATCTGGAAAAAGTCGAACAAACATAATTGTTAAGTGTGAGGATTAG
- the pheA gene encoding prephenate dehydratase: MKIAVLGPRGTYTELAARRHFGKEDFVYYSSILEVVKAVEAGNVDAGVVPVESMREGSVGETLDALAWCDVRVTAEIVLPVVHSLLSVKGARLDNIKQVLSHPQALSQCREFLRTKLPRVELIEVSSTARAAEQVSSAGSLEVAALGPKELAEIYGLEVLVENVSGDEENLTRFFCLGREKVQRTGRDKTSIVFYTERDRPGILYEILGEFAHRQINLTKIESRPSKKVLGDYLFFVDFEGHEDDEIVKEALEGLRKKTAMLKILGSYPRRF; the protein is encoded by the coding sequence ATGAAAATTGCCGTGCTTGGACCGAGGGGAACGTATACGGAGCTGGCCGCACGCAGACATTTCGGAAAGGAAGACTTTGTTTACTATTCTTCGATCTTGGAGGTAGTGAAGGCCGTGGAGGCGGGAAACGTTGATGCAGGTGTTGTTCCTGTTGAAAGCATGCGGGAGGGATCGGTGGGCGAGACTCTCGACGCTCTCGCCTGGTGTGACGTTCGTGTGACCGCGGAGATAGTCCTCCCAGTTGTTCATTCTCTTTTGTCCGTCAAAGGAGCCAGACTCGACAATATAAAACAAGTTCTTTCGCATCCTCAAGCCCTATCACAGTGTAGAGAGTTCCTGCGAACGAAGTTACCCAGGGTAGAGCTCATTGAGGTAAGTAGCACGGCGAGGGCAGCTGAACAGGTGAGCAGTGCTGGTTCCCTTGAGGTCGCAGCTCTTGGGCCGAAGGAACTCGCCGAGATATACGGGTTGGAGGTTTTGGTAGAAAATGTTTCCGGGGATGAGGAGAATCTTACCAGATTCTTCTGTCTAGGGAGAGAAAAAGTTCAGCGGACCGGTAGAGACAAGACTTCTATAGTTTTCTACACGGAGAGGGATAGGCCGGGCATTCTCTACGAGATTCTCGGCGAGTTCGCACACAGGCAGATAAACCTCACGAAGATAGAGTCGAGGCCGTCTAAGAAAGTCCTCGGAGATTATCTCTTTTTCGTAGATTTCGAAGGCCACGAAGATGATGAAATCGTCAAGGAAGCGCTAGAAGGCTTGAGAAAAAAGACAGCGATGCTGAAAATTCTTGGGTCATATCCTAGGAGGTTCTGA
- a CDS encoding 3-dehydroquinate synthase II, producing MRKLLWVKADWDLPWEEKAEFVKKAVECGADAIIVKGSEVSSALCFGSALIVSQEDRPGVGVVLVKFKDLETTEKELSNLKSAGRRTAVLVEVFDKKSEQVAIRLAGLADFILVTAKSWEIIPLENIIAALQKTGAKLLAEVKSAEKATIAAQILEIGVDGVVLDPLDLGPEEIEKTCRALDALTKGKLALSRAKVFRVQPAGLGDRACIDTTSFMSKGEGMLVGSQSNGLFLVHSETLPSEFVEQRPFRVNAGAVHSYLMIPGGKTKYMTELKAGDEVLIVDHSGNFRPAVVGRVKIERRPLVLVEAEAGGKVYKVLLQLAETINLVGAGGEPLPVTRLKPGDEVLVYVEEGGRHFGMKVEETVVEK from the coding sequence TTGCGGAAACTACTCTGGGTGAAGGCAGACTGGGATTTGCCATGGGAAGAAAAGGCAGAATTTGTGAAGAAAGCAGTAGAGTGCGGTGCTGATGCTATAATTGTCAAAGGAAGCGAGGTCTCATCGGCTCTTTGTTTTGGTTCGGCTCTTATCGTCTCACAAGAAGATCGTCCGGGCGTAGGAGTAGTCCTCGTAAAGTTTAAGGATTTGGAGACCACAGAGAAAGAGCTGAGCAATTTGAAATCTGCAGGGCGCAGAACTGCCGTGTTGGTCGAAGTTTTTGATAAAAAATCCGAACAAGTCGCGATTAGGCTTGCAGGTCTTGCCGATTTTATTCTCGTCACGGCGAAGTCTTGGGAGATAATCCCGCTTGAGAATATAATAGCTGCTTTGCAAAAGACTGGAGCGAAGTTGCTTGCTGAAGTGAAGTCTGCAGAGAAAGCAACGATTGCTGCGCAGATTTTAGAAATCGGTGTCGACGGTGTAGTTTTAGACCCGCTTGACTTGGGTCCAGAGGAAATAGAAAAGACATGTAGGGCATTGGATGCTTTGACCAAGGGAAAGCTGGCTCTCAGCAGAGCAAAGGTTTTCAGAGTACAACCGGCTGGTCTCGGTGACAGGGCGTGCATTGACACAACATCGTTCATGAGCAAGGGAGAGGGCATGCTCGTTGGAAGTCAGTCGAATGGTCTCTTCCTAGTCCACTCCGAGACGTTGCCGAGCGAGTTCGTCGAGCAGAGACCCTTCAGAGTGAACGCCGGAGCAGTCCATTCTTATTTAATGATTCCAGGTGGAAAAACGAAGTACATGACTGAATTGAAGGCCGGTGATGAAGTTTTGATAGTTGACCATTCTGGAAACTTCCGTCCAGCTGTTGTAGGAAGAGTCAAAATCGAGAGGCGCCCGCTCGTACTTGTTGAGGCGGAGGCAGGCGGAAAAGTTTATAAGGTCCTACTTCAGCTTGCTGAAACGATAAATTTGGTGGGAGCTGGAGGAGAGCCGCTACCAGTGACCAGACTGAAGCCAGGCGATGAGGTGCTCGTCTACGTGGAAGAGGGGGGAAGGCATTTTGGGATGAAGGTAGAGGAAACAGTTGTCGAGAAGTGA